TCCATTCATGGCACTTCTTGAATCTCTGGCAGAACCAGCCAGCCCTTTTCACAGTGTCAAATGAAGGAATGTCTTTGATTGCTTCCAGGTGTTCCTCAGCACCACCGGAGGCGGATGGGTGATCAGCCGAATCTTTGACTCAGGCTACCCATGGGACATGGTGTTCATGACACGATTTCAGAACATGTTGAGAAATTCTCTCCCAACTCCAATTGTGACTTGGTTGATGGTGCGAAAGATAAACAACTGGCTCAATCATGCAAATTACGGCTTAATACCAGAAGAGAGGTAAATACCAGAAGAGAGGTAAAAGCCTCGGCCTTTCCAGCAGTCTGTACAAGCCGGGCAGTACCATAGCAACATGACTGAATGTGTTGGAACACTTGATACAAAGTTGCTCGATAATAACAGCTAACTGTTCTTAAGTGCTCAGAAAGTGAAATTATGTATTTCACCTTGTCAGCAACACTTTAAGTATTATTATAATAATCCTTTTAttatggagaaactgaaacagCAAAATTTAGCCATTTACCCAAGCTCGCTGAGTAGTAAGTGAACTCTGTGACCTTGCAAGTTACTTGAGCCTCAGCTGTAGCAAAAAGAGAATGATTTGTCTATGACTTTGTTGACAAAAGAAACACACTTGCCTAGTTTCACTGTGTGGGAAAAACCGAATCCCACAGTTGCCCCTCACCATCTCTCTAATGGTAGAGCCTTCTTCCCTTTGTCAAGATTGACCTTGGCCCCAAAAATGGTTCAGCTTATACAAGATCAACTCACAAAGTGTTTGTCTTGTGATTCCAAAGGTATAGCCAGAAAAAGATAATTCTGCCCTTGTTCCtttaaatacatgcatgtttCCCTTATACAGCTGCTTCCTAGGAAGACACTAGAGCTTTCAGAAGTTCTCATCTAATCTAGAAGTCCCTGGTTTCCCTTGTAGCCCTTCAGCTCTTAACTCTCTCTAGAATGACAGTGATAGATGAATGCTGAAAATCAACAAGAGAAACAGAAGTTAGAAAAGGTGCTGGCTTCCTCCTCAGGCTTGCAAACTCTAGTAAATGGCAAGCATATTTTATAATCCTTCTTGAACATTCATGAATCCCCTTCCACTGAAGTAACATCTCCCAAGACTTGCAGCAATCCTTGTCCAACCAAGGAGAGAGCCCCAGAATGAGAGAGGAAGGTAAAGAGAAGGGAGAGCTGGCTGCATTGTTCACTGACAGGTCTCCTCCCTGTCCATGTTTTTGTTTAGGACTCAGCTGAAAGAGTTTGTACTAAATGATGAGCTCCCAGGCCGCATCATCACTGGGAAAGTGTTCATCAGGCCAAGCATAAAAGAGGTAAAGGAAAACTCTGTCATATTTAACAACACTTCAAAGGAAGAGCCTATCGATATCATTGTCTTTGCCACTGGATACACATTTGCTTTCCCCTTTCTTGATGAGTCTGTAGTGAAAGTTGAAGATGGCCAGGCCTCACTGTACAAGTATATCTTCCCTGCACATCTGCAAAAGCCAACACTGGCCATTATTGGCCTCATCAAACCCTTGGGTTCCATGATACCTACAGGAGAAACACAAGCTCGTTGGGCTGTTCGAGTCCTGAAAGGTAAGTGGAAGAAATAGCAGGGCATGTGTTTTTGGTTTGTCATGTGATTCTGGATACTGGAAATGTTGAGACTATTATCCGGcttctatttaaaataacagaatcTTTAAAAGCAGGATGCATTCTATTGTTTGCTGAATTATACCGTCATAATGATGTGTTCCATTACCAGCATAAATGGTATATGAGGGTCAAAAATATAGGCTGTGTCTAAGTCTActgttatattttttcttttttatttttaagagacagagcctcactatCTTGTCCAGACTAgtgtgcagtggctattcataggcaTGATCATAGATTACTGCACCATCAAAgtcctagtctcaagcaatcctcctgcctcagccttctgagtatctgagactaccGACATGCACACTGCACCCAGCTACCTGttattttgaataaaacaaaatgacaggTAACAGTTTTGTCAGTTGACTGAATCAACTGgctcaattaaaatttttaaactcaaGCAACTGAATGACAAAATTCAGCCAAACTAGTTGTGAGATTCTGCTATGTCAAATAACTAGTGAGATGACCAGATGCTTATCTTTTCAGCTGATGGCATTATTACCAGGAGTCCCAAcaagtcagctcaggctgctaaCATTTTTGCCAGAAGGATCAATGAGTAGCTGGTACTGGACATGAAAGGAGAGCCATAGTAAAGCATCTTTATCCATAAGTCAACAGCTAGACCTAAACTTAAGTTGTATTTTGGGTTTTCATTTTAATCCTACAGGTGTAAATAAGTTACCACCACCGAGTGTCATGATAGAGGAAATTAATGCAAGGAGAGAAAACAAGCCCAGTTGGTAAGTTAACTACTTATGGACCCTTTTTAAACTATAACTGAAattggtaaaaaagaaaaaaaaagtagaagagagaTGAAAGTTAcattggagaaaaaaagaagcatcTGAGACTTAGAAGAAAAATACTAGGAGAGCCTATTtaagaagagagaagggaagggggaatttagaatttttaatgtCCCCAAAGTCATCACTTCAGCCCATAGTTTTCTAGCATCACATAGAGTTTGGATTCCAAGCCAAGTACTACATAATTAACCCTAATCTACCAGGTACATTATTCCATGCCTTATCCATAATCAGCAGGCAAGCAGTTGTACCTATTTACTCCGACACTAGAAGTgtctgctcattcattcattcattgaacaagtCTTTATCTGCTCTATTGttgcttttgctttccatttttaattggctggaaaaaaggaagaagaaaaataaaattttgtgatATGTGGAAAATCACATGAAATGGAAATCATGTTGGCCGTAAATAagattttattggaacacagccatgtttATTAACGTACATATTGTCAATGGCTGTTTTTGTGTTACAGTACCAAAGTTATTTAGCAGTTGAGATAGAAACTGTAATGTGGTTCTCAAAGCCTGAAGCATTTACTGTCTGGCCTTTTTCAGAATAAAGTTTATTGACCACTTCTCTGTGGGAAAGGTTTTCGCTTGTGCTGTGCTCTGTGGCTACCACACAAAGCTGGAGTGAAATGAAAGGCTGATGGCCAGCAAAGTAGAGTCTTTGCCCTCCCCTCTCACTCTCAATCCAACCAAAACATTTCTGATTGTACCCATTTTgttttatctgttcatctgtttctGTATTTGGTATACATTTTCACTTGAAATAAAGGttctgtggcaaaaaaaaaaaaaaaaacaagttttaaaatcatTGCATCTAAGGAACTTACTATCACTCTCTTATTCATATATATTCCCAAACTTCAAGGGTTGATCTATCCTTGTCAAAGTACCAAATTCCAAAACAATAATAGCATTTTAGATGTCTCTTCTTTATCAACCTGGGATATGATCTGATCTTCATTATGGAACTCCAGTGTAATAGATAACTAATTAGAACTGCTATACAATGAAAATCTTGTCACGCATGTCAGCAAACAATTTTAGGgtccaggtacagtggctcatgcctgtaatcccagcactttgggaggctaatgtaggaggatcatttgagctcaggactttgagaccagccgggaCAACAGAGCAAGCCCCCATCCCAACAAAATAAAagttagttaggcatggtggcttatgcttgtagtcccaggaggctgagccaggaggatcacttgagctgaggagttcaaggttgcagtgagctatggtcatgccactgcaatccagcttaggtgacagagcaagaccttgtctcaaaaaaaaaaaaagaaagaaagaaagaaagaaaaagaagaattaattaattaaagccTAATACGAGCATTTCAGGGAATTTTACCCTATGGATTT
This DNA window, taken from Macaca mulatta isolate MMU2019108-1 chromosome 1, T2T-MMU8v2.0, whole genome shotgun sequence, encodes the following:
- the FMO1 gene encoding flavin-containing monooxygenase 1 isoform X3; its protein translation is MAKRVAIVGAGVSGLASIKCCLEEGLEPTCFERSDDLGGLWRFTEHVEEGRASLYKSVVSNSCKEMSCYSDFPFPEDYPNYVPNSQFLEYLKMYANHFNLLKHIQFKTKVCSVTKCSDFTVSGQWEVVTMHEEKQESAIFDAVMVCTGFLTNPYLPLDSFPGINAFKGQYFHSRQYKHPDIFKDKRVLVIGMGNSGTDIAVEASHLAEKVFLSTTGGGWVISRIFDSGYPWDMVFMTRFQNMLRNSLPTPIVTWLMVRKINNWLNHANYGLIPEERTQLKEFVLNDELPGRIITGKVFIRPSIKEVKENSVIFNNTSKEEPIDIIVFATGYTFAFPFLDESVVKVEDGQASLYKYIFPAHLQKPTLAIIGLIKPLGSMIPTGETQARWAVRVLKGVNKLPPPSVMIEEINARRENKPS